A section of the Sceloporus undulatus isolate JIND9_A2432 ecotype Alabama chromosome 3, SceUnd_v1.1, whole genome shotgun sequence genome encodes:
- the CLDN18 gene encoding claudin-18, translating into MSTTMCQVMGFVVSALGFAGCIAATGMDMWSTQDLYDNPVTAVFQYQGLWRSCITQSSGLTECRPYFTILGLPAMFQAVRALMIVGIVLGAFGLLVALFSLKCLRIGNMEDSAKANMSLTAGVMNIVAGLCAICGVSVFANMLVTNFWMSTANMYQTGMMQTLQTRYTFGSALFVGWVAGGLALIGGIMMCIACRGLVPEETHYKAVSYKSAGYKSGTGYETKKVPVIETNTIKSDEGRRSYPSKYDYV; encoded by the exons ATGTCCACAACAATGTGCCAAGTGATGGGCTTTGTTGTCTCAGCCCTGGGTTTTGCTGGCTGTATTGCGGCCACAGGGATGGACATGTGGAGTACCCAGGACTTATATGACAACCCAGTGACGGCTGTATTCCAGTATCAAGGTCTTTGGAGGAGCTGTATTACTCAGAGTTCGGGTCTAACAGAGTGCCGGCCTTATTTCACAATTCTTGGGCTTCCAG CAATGTTCCAGGCTGTGAGAGCTCTGATGATTGTGGGTATTGTCCTTGGTGCTTTTGGTCTCCTGGTGGCTCTTTTTTCCTTGAAGTGTCTACGAATTGGCAACATGGAGGACTCTGCAAAGGCAAACATGTCTTTGACTGCTGGTGTCATGAATATTGTAGCTG GCCTCTGTGCAATCTGTGGGGTGTCCGTCTTTGCTAACATGCTTGTCACAAACTTCTGGATGTCAACTGCTAACATGTATCAGACAGGAATGATGCAGACACTTCAGACAAG ATATACATTTGGTTCTGCTCTCTTTGTGGGGTGGGTTGCTGGAGGCTTGGCCTTAATTGGAGGCATTATGATGTGCATTGCCTGCAGGGGTCTGGTACCAGAGGAGACCCA ttaTAAGGCTGTATCATACAAGTCTGCTGGATACAAATCTGGAACTGGATATGAAACAAAGAAGGTCCCAGTAATTGAAACAAATACGATCAAAAGTGATGAAGGGAGACGCTCCTACCCTTCAAAATATGACTATGTATAG